Proteins encoded by one window of Ruminococcaceae bacterium R-25:
- a CDS encoding HNH endonuclease gives MFGFEDISKGIGGDLPVLILAVLLAVTLLILIIVTARYKMQQYYMYRRDLMEHEVAGRRRIRVADKRAVFERDNYTCQICGISKGLLDSYCEGLGDYLLLEADHIRSVSQGGTGRDIDNLQCLCWRCNRKKGGYKTNAQVRAMIDYGVEFTDMDQPYIDY, from the coding sequence ATGTTTGGATTTGAAGATATTTCAAAAGGAATCGGCGGCGATCTGCCTGTCCTGATCCTGGCGGTGCTTCTTGCCGTTACGCTTCTTATTCTGATAATCGTGACTGCCCGCTATAAGATGCAGCAGTATTACATGTACCGCCGCGATCTGATGGAACATGAAGTTGCCGGCAGGAGAAGGATAAGGGTAGCCGATAAGCGCGCGGTATTTGAGCGTGATAACTATACCTGCCAGATATGCGGGATCTCAAAAGGACTTTTGGACAGTTACTGTGAAGGCTTAGGGGATTATCTTCTCCTGGAGGCAGACCATATAAGGTCCGTATCACAGGGCGGAACAGGCAGGGATATCGATAATCTTCAGTGCCTGTGCTGGCGGTGCAACCGCAAGAAAGGCGGATATAAGACCAATGCACAGGTGAGGGCGATGATCGACTATGGAGTGGAATTCACGGACATGGACCAGCCGTACATAGATTACTGA
- a CDS encoding glutamine amidotransferase, translating to MCELFGVSSDRTIDVTAELKEFFKHGEFNPHGWGIASWNDAGKITIDKEPVDSTKSTLIEYYLSSGVKCRGIIAHIRRATIGYVDYKNTHPFIAHDPNWREWAFAHNGTIFESDELLPYADIQCGATDSERILLYILDQNKRAVDEASRFKIIDSVAVKLSDKNKLNFVAFDGQDLYVHKNEEGTMFRKNHDGYVYIATKPLDDGEWEEVPLNRLLVYRDGKLVYEGKPHDHTYIHDEEQMNMLYLGYSEL from the coding sequence ATGTGTGAATTGTTCGGCGTATCATCCGACAGGACAATAGATGTAACCGCTGAGCTTAAAGAGTTCTTTAAGCACGGCGAGTTCAATCCCCATGGCTGGGGAATCGCATCATGGAATGATGCAGGAAAGATCACTATTGATAAAGAGCCTGTCGATTCTACGAAGAGCACATTGATAGAATACTATCTTTCTTCAGGCGTCAAATGCCGCGGGATCATTGCACATATCAGAAGAGCTACGATCGGATATGTCGATTATAAGAATACTCATCCGTTTATAGCGCACGATCCCAACTGGCGCGAGTGGGCATTTGCCCATAACGGTACGATATTTGAATCTGATGAACTTCTTCCATATGCGGATATCCAGTGCGGAGCAACGGACAGCGAGAGGATCTTGCTTTATATTCTTGATCAGAATAAAAGAGCTGTTGATGAAGCATCACGCTTCAAGATAATTGATTCTGTTGCAGTGAAGCTCTCAGATAAGAATAAGCTCAACTTCGTCGCATTCGACGGACAGGATCTCTATGTTCATAAGAATGAAGAAGGCACTATGTTCCGTAAGAATCACGACGGTTATGTTTATATCGCTACCAAGCCTCTGGATGACGGTGAATGGGAGGAGGTCCCTCTTAACAGGCTCCTGGTCTACAGGGATGGAAAACTGGTCTATGAAGGTAAGCCTCATGACCATACTTATATCCACGATGAAGAGCAGATGAACATGCTTTATCTGGGATATTCTGAACTCTGA
- a CDS encoding alkylhydroperoxidase family enzyme — protein sequence MARIKLVEQNEATGAEKERYDELAGRNAVTNMKKGLLNDAATYDAYMAWYTSWNRLVEVIGEKDAILYAHKISTTNSCQLCSLFFISDVKGLGLDPANLVYDEKETVLAELAEQYVKNPTAVSDELFDKLRKFFNDQELVVIVGFAGQMIATNNFNAVFKIDVDKRLLPLLGEFKPATWRADIK from the coding sequence ATGGCTAGAATTAAATTGGTTGAACAGAATGAGGCAACAGGCGCAGAGAAGGAGCGCTATGACGAACTCGCAGGAAGAAACGCAGTAACGAACATGAAGAAGGGTCTTCTCAATGACGCTGCAACATACGACGCATATATGGCTTGGTACACATCTTGGAACAGACTTGTTGAAGTTATCGGCGAAAAGGACGCTATCCTCTATGCACACAAGATCTCAACAACGAACTCCTGCCAGCTCTGCTCTCTCTTCTTCATCAGCGACGTTAAGGGCTTGGGCTTAGATCCCGCAAACCTCGTTTACGATGAGAAGGAAACAGTGCTTGCTGAACTCGCTGAACAATATGTAAAGAATCCTACAGCGGTATCAGACGAACTTTTCGATAAATTAAGAAAATTCTTCAACGATCAGGAACTCGTTGTTATCGTTGGCTTCGCAGGTCAGATGATCGCAACCAACAATTTCAACGCAGTATTTAAGATCGACGTAGATAAGCGACTCCTGCCTTTGCTTGGCGAATTCAAGCCTGCTACATGGAGAGCTGATATTAAGTAA
- a CDS encoding arginine decarboxylase, with the protein MDRTDLDQTRAPIYEALERFREMRVVPFDVPGHKHGKGNPELTAFLGEKCVGVDVNSMKPLDNLCHPISVIREAELLAADAFGAKHAFLMVGGTTSSVQSMVLSCCKHGDKIILPRNVHRSVINALVLCGAIPVYVNPDVDNRLGISLGMSRDKVKAAIDENPDAVAVLVNNPTYYGICSDLRAIVKMAHEAGMLCLADEAHGTHFYFGENMPVSAMAAGADMAAVSMHKSGGSLTQSSLLLIGENVSERHVRQIINLTQTTSGSYLLMSSLDISRRNLALRGKDVFRKVVQMAEYAREEINAVGGYYAYGRELINGDSIFDFDPTKLSVHTRDIGLAGIEVYDILRDEYDIQIEFGDIGNILAYLSIGDRMQELERLVSALAEIKRRYKKDPDGLLSQEYIDPEVVCSPQEAFYSNKKSVPIEDSVGQVCSEFVMCYPPGIPILAPGERITKSILDYILYAKEKGCSMTGSEDPDINNLNVLI; encoded by the coding sequence ATGGACAGAACAGATCTGGATCAGACAAGAGCTCCGATTTACGAAGCCCTGGAGAGATTCCGCGAGATGAGAGTCGTTCCTTTTGACGTGCCGGGACATAAGCACGGCAAGGGAAACCCTGAACTCACAGCGTTTTTGGGTGAGAAGTGCGTAGGCGTCGACGTTAACAGCATGAAGCCTTTGGATAACCTTTGTCATCCTATTTCGGTTATCCGCGAAGCAGAGCTCCTTGCCGCAGATGCTTTTGGCGCAAAGCACGCATTCCTTATGGTCGGCGGAACTACAAGTTCGGTACAGAGCATGGTGCTTTCCTGCTGCAAGCATGGAGATAAGATCATCCTTCCAAGAAACGTGCACAGGAGCGTTATCAATGCTTTGGTCCTCTGCGGCGCCATCCCGGTTTATGTAAATCCTGACGTTGACAACCGTTTGGGTATCTCTCTCGGTATGAGCCGCGACAAGGTCAAGGCTGCGATCGATGAGAATCCTGATGCAGTTGCTGTTCTCGTCAATAACCCGACTTATTACGGAATCTGCAGCGACCTTCGTGCCATTGTTAAGATGGCTCACGAAGCAGGAATGCTCTGCCTTGCCGATGAAGCACACGGTACGCATTTCTATTTCGGTGAGAACATGCCTGTATCTGCTATGGCAGCAGGTGCTGACATGGCAGCTGTTTCAATGCACAAGTCAGGCGGAAGCCTTACACAGTCGAGCCTTCTTCTCATTGGCGAAAATGTAAGTGAGAGGCATGTCAGACAGATCATTAACCTCACACAGACCACATCAGGCAGTTATCTTTTGATGTCGAGCCTTGATATCAGCCGCAGAAATCTTGCTTTAAGAGGCAAAGATGTGTTCCGCAAAGTTGTCCAGATGGCTGAATATGCCAGAGAAGAGATCAATGCGGTCGGCGGTTACTATGCTTACGGAAGAGAGCTTATAAACGGCGATTCCATTTTCGATTTCGACCCTACAAAGCTCAGTGTACATACAAGAGATATCGGCCTTGCAGGAATCGAAGTCTACGACATCTTAAGGGACGAATACGACATCCAGATCGAGTTCGGCGATATCGGAAATATCTTAGCTTACCTCTCGATCGGCGACAGAATGCAGGAATTGGAAAGACTCGTTAGTGCATTAGCTGAGATCAAGAGAAGATACAAGAAAGATCCTGACGGCCTTTTGAGCCAGGAATATATCGATCCTGAAGTCGTATGCAGTCCTCAGGAGGCTTTCTATTCGAACAAGAAGAGCGTTCCGATCGAAGACAGCGTAGGCCAGGTCTGCAGCGAATTCGTTATGTGCTATCCGCCGGGAATCCCGATCCTGGCACCCGGTGAGAGGATAACCAAGAGCATTCTGGACTATATCCTTTATGCAAAAGAAAAAGGCTGCTCCATGACCGGTTCGGAAGATCCGGATATCAATAATCTTAACGTTCTGATTTAA
- a CDS encoding D-methionine transport system substrate-binding protein, whose amino-acid sequence MKANILKRVIASALLLTVTASFAACGKTESTTATTAAAGSNTQSEAQADVQANVVLKVGANITPHSEILEVAKPILAEQGITLEIVKLEDSITPNTGVIEGSLDANYFQHVPYLEQFNKENNSSLVSVGAVHYEPFGIYAGKTKDLKDLPDGAIVAVPNNVTNEARALLLLAQEGIIKLKDDAGINATVEDIVENPKNIKFKELAPEQLVAALPDVDVAVINGNYAIEGGLHVSQALAVEANDGLAAQTYGNIIATSAEKANDPAIKKLVEVLQGPEVSKYIKETYDGAVVPLF is encoded by the coding sequence ATGAAAGCCAACATTCTTAAAAGAGTAATCGCATCTGCACTTTTACTTACAGTTACAGCATCTTTTGCAGCATGCGGCAAGACAGAGAGCACAACAGCAACTACTGCTGCAGCAGGAAGCAACACACAGTCCGAAGCTCAGGCTGATGTTCAGGCTAACGTAGTTCTCAAGGTAGGCGCAAACATCACACCTCACTCTGAGATCCTCGAAGTAGCAAAGCCGATCCTCGCAGAGCAGGGAATCACACTTGAGATCGTAAAGCTCGAAGATTCCATTACACCTAACACAGGCGTTATCGAAGGAAGCCTTGATGCAAACTATTTCCAGCACGTTCCTTACCTCGAGCAGTTCAACAAAGAGAATAATTCATCACTCGTTTCAGTTGGCGCAGTTCACTATGAACCCTTCGGCATCTATGCAGGTAAGACAAAAGATCTTAAGGATCTTCCGGACGGCGCAATCGTAGCAGTTCCTAATAACGTAACTAACGAAGCAAGAGCACTTCTGCTCCTCGCACAGGAAGGCATCATCAAGCTTAAGGATGACGCAGGAATCAACGCAACAGTAGAAGACATCGTAGAGAACCCTAAGAACATCAAGTTCAAGGAACTTGCACCCGAGCAGCTCGTAGCAGCACTTCCTGATGTAGACGTAGCAGTCATCAACGGTAACTATGCAATCGAAGGCGGCCTCCATGTAAGCCAGGCACTCGCAGTAGAAGCAAATGACGGACTTGCAGCTCAGACATACGGAAACATCATCGCAACATCTGCAGAGAAGGCAAATGATCCTGCAATCAAGAAGCTCGTTGAAGTTCTCCAGGGACCTGAAGTATCCAAGTACATCAAGGAAACATACGACGGCGCAGTCGTTCCCCTCTTCTGA
- a CDS encoding D-methionine transport system permease protein — MSEYIRQAIISGIFETFEMTLFASLFSYLIGMPLGVILYATSKGRLLENKIVNAVIGFIVNVTRSLPFLILLVLLIPFTRFVVGSSIGTVASIVPLTVGAIPIVARMVESSLNEVNPGIIEAATSMGASPIYTILHFIIPEATPSLLQGGAINVATVLGYSAMAGVIGGGGLGAIALQYGYYRYQKDVLWTTVTLLIIMVMLIQEIGIRLSKKTRKV; from the coding sequence ATGAGTGAATATATAAGACAGGCAATAATATCAGGTATATTCGAAACATTTGAGATGACGTTATTTGCGTCTTTGTTCTCTTATCTCATCGGAATGCCTCTGGGTGTCATCCTTTATGCTACATCAAAGGGACGCCTTCTTGAGAACAAAATAGTCAATGCTGTTATAGGATTTATCGTAAATGTAACACGTTCACTGCCGTTTTTGATCTTACTGGTTTTGCTCATTCCGTTTACGCGTTTTGTGGTCGGATCTTCGATCGGTACCGTAGCATCGATCGTACCTCTTACAGTAGGTGCAATTCCGATCGTCGCAAGAATGGTCGAGTCATCACTTAACGAAGTAAATCCGGGAATCATTGAAGCTGCAACCTCCATGGGCGCTTCGCCCATATACACAATACTTCACTTCATTATTCCTGAGGCGACACCTTCTCTTCTTCAGGGTGGCGCGATCAATGTAGCTACAGTATTGGGATACTCCGCGATGGCAGGCGTAATCGGTGGAGGCGGACTCGGAGCAATTGCTCTCCAATACGGCTACTACCGTTACCAGAAAGACGTTTTATGGACCACGGTCACACTTCTCATCATCATGGTAATGCTCATTCAGGAGATAGGAATCAGATTGTCGAAGAAAACCAGAAAAGTATAG
- a CDS encoding spermidine synthase codes for MNLWFSEYHAPDVRHSLRVTRHLYSCKSDYQQIDIFDTPEFGKVLALDGDVMLTERDEFIYNEMITHIPMSVHPNVQDVLVIGAGDGGVVKELTRYESVKRIDLVEMDPQVIEACRTYLPENACKLDDSRVHIYFDNALRFIRRSSDEYDLIIVDSNDPFGPSEGYFTREFYGICYNALRSDGIMVNQQGSPFYKHDAEAMQRSHKRIVNTFPISRVYQAHIPTYAAGYWLFGFASKKYHPINDFNEERWKSLHLSTKYYTTKLHVGSFYLPAYLEKMLMEVEA; via the coding sequence ATGAATTTATGGTTCAGTGAATATCATGCGCCTGACGTAAGGCACAGCCTCAGGGTTACAAGGCATCTTTATTCATGCAAGAGCGATTACCAGCAGATCGATATTTTCGATACGCCTGAGTTCGGCAAGGTCCTTGCTTTGGACGGAGACGTAATGCTCACCGAGCGTGATGAATTCATTTACAATGAGATGATCACGCATATCCCTATGTCCGTTCATCCCAATGTCCAGGACGTTCTGGTAATAGGCGCAGGAGACGGCGGCGTTGTAAAAGAACTCACAAGATATGAGAGCGTAAAGCGTATTGATCTCGTTGAGATGGATCCACAGGTTATCGAAGCATGCCGCACTTATCTTCCCGAGAATGCCTGCAAGCTTGACGATTCACGCGTACACATCTATTTCGACAACGCGCTGAGATTTATCAGACGTTCAAGCGATGAATACGATCTCATAATCGTTGACTCCAACGACCCGTTCGGACCTTCCGAAGGATACTTTACGAGAGAGTTTTACGGTATCTGCTATAACGCTTTAAGAAGCGACGGCATTATGGTAAACCAGCAGGGAAGCCCGTTTTATAAGCACGACGCTGAAGCGATGCAGAGAAGCCACAAGAGGATCGTTAATACATTCCCGATAAGCCGCGTTTACCAGGCTCATATCCCTACATATGCAGCAGGCTACTGGCTTTTCGGCTTTGCGAGCAAGAAGTATCACCCGATCAACGATTTCAATGAGGAGAGGTGGAAGAGCCTTCACCTCAGCACAAAATACTATACGACAAAGCTTCATGTAGGATCTTTCTACTTGCCGGCTTATCTTGAGAAAATGCTGATGGAGGTGGAAGCGTGA
- a CDS encoding glutamate--cysteine ligase: MSLHEDIVEYIRSGETDGQALGLEVEHFVVNDEGVQIGFDEVTSLIKQVAENLQAKIIYMDGYPVGYVTGGYSVTLEPACQFEISIDPKSDIESIKQIYKEFLLLWIPVFANCGYHIITKGNLPLVESGEIDPDDIPLSHKKRYQYMDAYFRNSGKYGKYMMRASSSVQISVDYSSEDDLVRKLLILQKISPILMIALENKSFEDSVIVKGSNKTHLLRIQEWNDLDPSRTGFYPHSFDDDFGYDKIADVISETPLILLTDGGDTSYVGSSSAQDLIRDGIVDENPASPRKEKLIEHFISMGFFHFRIKKYIEIRVADSVPLGRALSYVALIKGLIYSEENLTRLETDLADITSVEQIEDAVDSIIVSGLDAKIYGDQTVREWYKYLLELADNALPENEREYLKNV, from the coding sequence ATGTCATTACATGAAGATATCGTTGAATACATCCGTTCAGGCGAGACGGACGGGCAGGCATTGGGACTTGAAGTGGAACACTTCGTCGTGAATGACGAAGGCGTCCAGATAGGGTTCGACGAGGTGACGTCGCTTATTAAGCAGGTTGCCGAGAATCTTCAGGCAAAGATAATATACATGGACGGATATCCTGTCGGTTACGTAACCGGCGGGTATTCTGTTACTTTGGAGCCCGCATGCCAGTTTGAGATAAGCATCGACCCGAAGTCAGACATCGAATCGATAAAGCAGATCTATAAAGAGTTCCTTTTGCTGTGGATCCCTGTTTTCGCGAACTGCGGATATCACATCATAACCAAAGGCAATCTCCCTCTCGTGGAGTCAGGCGAGATCGATCCTGATGATATACCTCTGTCACACAAGAAACGTTATCAGTACATGGACGCTTACTTCAGAAACAGCGGCAAATACGGCAAATACATGATGAGAGCATCTTCATCCGTCCAGATATCCGTCGATTACAGTTCGGAGGACGATCTCGTGCGTAAGCTCCTTATCCTGCAAAAGATTTCTCCGATCCTCATGATCGCGCTCGAAAACAAGAGCTTTGAGGATTCCGTCATCGTGAAGGGTTCCAATAAAACACACCTTTTGAGGATTCAGGAATGGAACGATCTGGATCCTTCCAGAACAGGTTTCTATCCGCATTCATTCGATGATGACTTCGGATACGACAAGATCGCAGATGTAATATCTGAGACCCCTCTGATACTGCTTACCGATGGCGGCGATACATCCTATGTCGGAAGCTCATCGGCACAAGATCTTATCCGTGACGGAATAGTGGATGAGAATCCCGCAAGTCCCAGGAAAGAGAAGCTTATTGAGCATTTTATATCGATGGGATTCTTCCATTTCCGCATCAAGAAATATATCGAGATCAGAGTGGCTGACAGCGTGCCTCTCGGCCGTGCGCTCAGTTATGTTGCACTCATTAAAGGATTGATCTATTCTGAGGAGAATCTTACAAGACTGGAAACGGATCTTGCTGATATTACTTCCGTTGAACAGATCGAGGATGCTGTAGACAGCATTATCGTCTCCGGTCTGGATGCAAAAATATATGGTGACCAAACGGTTAGGGAGTGGTATAAATATCTGCTGGAATTGGCAGATAATGCTCTTCCTGAAAATGAACGGGAGTATCTGAAGAATGTGTGA
- a CDS encoding acetyltransferase (GNAT) family protein, which translates to MEYVKLTEDRIDEFIRLRINQLREEGAKEDIDLVPALKDYYNRHMADGTFVSWLAVEDGKIIGTSGMSFVERPPYFSCPSGKTGILSSMYTDPDHRRRGIAKELLSRVVEEARAYGCGSVQITASDMGVLLYTDFGFVKNGNFMQYKF; encoded by the coding sequence ATGGAATACGTAAAACTTACAGAAGACAGAATAGACGAATTCATCAGGCTCAGGATCAACCAACTGCGCGAAGAAGGCGCTAAGGAAGACATCGATCTTGTTCCTGCATTGAAGGATTACTACAACAGGCATATGGCTGACGGCACATTCGTGTCGTGGCTTGCAGTTGAAGACGGTAAGATCATCGGAACGAGCGGAATGTCGTTTGTGGAAAGGCCGCCTTATTTCAGCTGTCCGAGCGGCAAGACAGGTATCCTTTCGAGCATGTATACAGACCCGGATCATAGGCGCAGAGGCATTGCCAAAGAACTGCTCTCCAGAGTTGTTGAAGAAGCCCGTGCCTATGGATGCGGAAGTGTCCAGATCACAGCATCCGATATGGGCGTTCTCCTTTATACGGATTTCGGATTCGTTAAGAACGGAAACTTCATGCAGTATAAATTCTGA
- a CDS encoding D-methionine transport system ATP-binding protein, producing the protein MSNVFELTNVYKTYKNDGKEFEALKDVSLEVREGEIFGIIGMSGAGKSTLVRTLNRLEEVTSGTVKFYDKDLASLKAKQLREVRHSISMIFQGFNLVNQRNVLSNVEQPLKIAGVPRKERKEKALQMLEIVGLSDKKDVFPARLSGGQKQRVAIARALSADPKVLLCDEATSALDPKITGEILDLLKKINLERKLTIVIITHEMSVVEKICDRVAIIDSGNLAEVGDVKDVFSNPQSNAAKKLVFPSNPFDPSDPSGKIVRLVFDGTHSSEPFIANLVKETGLTVNILSANTKSVGGIGFGQMIVELPSSDKDQKTVIDFFTKGGLTVTEVEKHE; encoded by the coding sequence ATGAGCAACGTCTTTGAACTGACAAACGTATATAAGACATATAAGAACGACGGCAAGGAATTTGAGGCGTTAAAGGACGTAAGCCTTGAAGTGCGCGAAGGCGAGATCTTCGGCATCATAGGCATGAGCGGCGCAGGAAAATCAACGCTGGTAAGAACGCTTAACCGTCTTGAGGAAGTAACTTCAGGCACTGTTAAGTTCTACGATAAAGATCTTGCTTCATTAAAAGCTAAACAGCTTCGAGAAGTAAGACACTCCATCTCAATGATCTTCCAGGGGTTTAACCTCGTTAACCAGAGAAATGTTTTGTCTAATGTCGAGCAACCCCTGAAGATCGCGGGTGTACCCAGGAAAGAGCGTAAGGAGAAAGCCCTTCAGATGCTTGAAATCGTAGGACTCTCCGATAAAAAGGATGTTTTCCCGGCAAGGCTTTCGGGCGGTCAGAAACAAAGAGTTGCTATCGCAAGAGCACTTTCGGCAGATCCTAAGGTATTACTCTGCGATGAGGCAACGAGCGCATTAGATCCCAAGATAACAGGAGAGATATTAGACCTCCTTAAGAAGATCAATCTCGAGAGAAAACTTACGATAGTCATTATCACACATGAGATGTCGGTAGTAGAGAAGATCTGCGACCGCGTTGCGATCATCGATAGCGGTAATCTCGCAGAAGTTGGCGATGTAAAGGATGTATTCTCTAATCCTCAGTCGAATGCAGCGAAAAAACTCGTCTTCCCGAGCAATCCATTCGATCCTTCTGATCCTTCGGGAAAGATCGTCCGTCTTGTTTTCGACGGCACTCATTCGAGCGAGCCGTTTATCGCAAATCTCGTAAAAGAGACAGGCCTTACAGTCAATATTTTAAGCGCAAATACCAAGAGTGTCGGTGGTATCGGTTTTGGTCAGATGATAGTTGAACTTCCTTCATCTGATAAGGACCAGAAAACGGTCATCGACTTCTTTACAAAAGGCGGTCTTACTGTAACGGAGGTGGAAAAGCATGAGTGA
- a CDS encoding MutS-like protein — MIGNKKFSLLYPRGKTIEFKKLEDSAFHDLGLDVISKEVTSEPREQIIVAEILSHLSDDPDVTNYRQDVFEDLKNLPDIRAKISELFEKIEFNKQYGVIRKSKDEVEGLWFLMHRLNQYRDYITCVDALKECLGDDRIKSQGLKDYRSYIDEVYADAHFNELKKDLEKLTKETSEIQSVTIGMNLNSRLEAVSMGIVSVNNKPFKKSGIVSNFADGIGGDKIKEGNEWNGDMHYRLVEKTQGQSFSGFMGEVVKATNPLVRSASASTTTSIASGDALANSPAQFDTVLNRMLDVMAKNLRRTLDKYSEMALTEVADVIPEFVYYIRFIDFLSNIEAKGFKLTKAKAVPKNEVSMEAKGFYNFKLALNLLNPKDLVVNDLDFDYDHTIYILTGANRGGKTTATQGIGLLYALAQGGVYVPADSFEFAPADCIYTHFPADEDQTMDLGRLGEECIRFKEIFTEATDKSLILMNETFSTTSFEEGYYIACDSIKALLTKGARTIYNTHMHKLGLDAEEFSKDFKQKAASLIVKSDGGKRSFKLAIAPPEGSSYAADIAKKYGVTYEMLTGNKE; from the coding sequence ATGATTGGCAATAAGAAATTCAGTCTTCTCTATCCGAGAGGAAAAACGATTGAGTTTAAAAAGCTTGAAGATTCAGCTTTTCACGATCTCGGTCTTGATGTCATCAGCAAGGAAGTAACTTCAGAACCCAGGGAACAGATTATTGTTGCCGAGATCTTATCTCATCTGTCTGATGATCCCGATGTAACAAATTACAGACAGGATGTTTTCGAAGATTTGAAGAATCTTCCTGATATCAGGGCGAAGATCTCCGAGTTATTTGAAAAGATCGAATTCAACAAACAGTATGGCGTCATCAGAAAATCCAAGGATGAGGTTGAAGGCCTGTGGTTTTTGATGCACCGCTTAAACCAGTACCGCGATTACATTACATGCGTTGATGCGCTTAAAGAGTGCCTTGGCGACGACAGGATCAAGTCCCAGGGACTTAAGGACTACAGATCTTACATCGATGAGGTCTATGCAGACGCGCATTTCAACGAGCTCAAAAAGGACTTGGAGAAGCTCACAAAAGAGACCTCTGAGATCCAGAGCGTTACCATCGGAATGAACCTGAACAGCAGACTCGAAGCGGTCAGCATGGGTATCGTTTCCGTCAATAACAAGCCGTTCAAAAAGTCCGGTATCGTAAGCAATTTTGCTGACGGAATCGGTGGCGACAAGATCAAGGAAGGCAACGAGTGGAACGGCGACATGCATTACCGCCTTGTCGAGAAGACTCAAGGACAGAGCTTTTCCGGCTTCATGGGTGAAGTTGTTAAGGCAACAAATCCTCTTGTGCGTTCTGCTTCCGCGAGCACGACAACTTCAATAGCAAGCGGCGACGCTCTTGCCAACAGTCCTGCTCAGTTCGACACAGTCCTTAACAGGATGCTCGACGTCATGGCAAAGAACTTAAGAAGAACGCTCGACAAGTATTCTGAGATGGCACTTACAGAAGTAGCCGATGTAATTCCTGAATTCGTTTACTACATCAGATTCATTGACTTCCTTTCCAATATCGAAGCAAAGGGTTTTAAGCTCACAAAGGCAAAAGCAGTTCCGAAGAACGAAGTCTCCATGGAAGCTAAGGGTTTCTATAACTTCAAACTCGCATTGAATCTCCTGAATCCAAAGGATCTCGTCGTCAATGACCTTGACTTCGATTACGATCACACGATCTACATCCTCACTGGTGCAAACAGAGGCGGTAAGACAACTGCTACACAGGGTATTGGTCTTTTGTATGCGCTCGCACAGGGCGGCGTTTATGTTCCTGCTGATTCCTTTGAATTTGCACCTGCCGACTGCATCTATACTCATTTCCCTGCAGACGAAGACCAGACAATGGATCTGGGGCGTCTTGGTGAAGAGTGCATCCGATTCAAGGAGATCTTTACCGAAGCAACGGATAAGAGCCTCATACTCATGAACGAGACGTTCTCAACAACGTCATTTGAGGAAGGCTATTACATCGCATGCGATTCCATCAAGGCTCTCCTTACAAAGGGTGCCAGAACCATCTATAACACACACATGCATAAGCTCGGACTTGATGCTGAGGAGTTCTCGAAAGACTTCAAGCAGAAGGCAGCATCTCTCATCGTTAAGAGTGACGGCGGCAAGCGTTCTTTCAAGCTCGCGATCGCACCTCCGGAAGGTTCATCTTACGCTGCAGACATCGCCAAGAAGTACGGCGTAACATACGAAATGCTCACAGGAAATAAGGAGTAA